Proteins encoded within one genomic window of Scheffersomyces stipitis CBS 6054 chromosome 3, complete sequence:
- the FST7 gene encoding Fungal transcriptional regulatory protein (Fungal specific transcription factor~go_component nucleus~go_function transcription factor activity; zinc ion binding; DNA binding~go_process regulation of transcription, DNA-dependent; transcription), with product MPKRLVTACEYCRVRKVKCDKQIPCSTCKKRGKQCSTRRVVNSKAEGKRSHLHYDVESLKLKLKSLDEQANFVDTVVPAPNTKEDFDFINIYKDYTKVYIKGREGRNCFGPLSWTTLMNSDNALRSSWNYIEDHKMTELFGKLESGSTDSVKDFDTDHQRLAGLVVPSSPVFDSTIRLDSKLLSVLANQKVIWTLIRRFFRVVYPYVPFIDERDFRGEISRLIDDENFEVVPVVELNIRGHLDFATLGILLVILRLSYLSYFSNDLSHNLPDNINTNTVKNRELKFILENPISMSYIVLAQSCLDEFNIFNRSNVTVLQLALLLRTYRHLAPEEGDGPDGGDSIVLTSTLVSMATNLGLNREPDESITSKRECNLFRKLAIHLKNLDTTECVSFGTPSGVDRRYFDIKCPFYALDNSNLIDTENEREVISAYMNSGLIYKQLEETYNYAIDLSKPANARLLDLKLIELKDILMMDALEVMPQDYANSFKVKSFLLGEQLILSIQFLLHIHYERQSNYANSKVYIKETLRTISSLLPILHSIVEIQTDGMHIMSIAPILQTVFVKAFVIVVSVLIRTNVSIQNEVRGYSDMFSSLIMLSVAMKDWCVELLELFSIFSTRYYYFWRILRGCHGLLKLCFAKDFYEPLKNAADTHGLHFSNSDIHEILSICGHNSDGENSTQDLSTSIISAAGIPNVSSKYISDVDLNRFWVVLKSQSKSNATMKRFQNLTISEQSASVPEEEPEEYDFFTEFYNDFLRETG from the coding sequence ATGCCCAAACGGTTAGTGACGGCGTGTGAATACTGCCGAGTACGTAAAGTAAAGTGTGACAAGCAGATTCCATGTTCTACTTGTAAGAAAAGAGGCAAGCAATGCTCGACCAGGCGTGTGGTGAATTCAAAAGCTGAAGGGAAGCGATCTCATTTACACTATGATGTAGAGCTGTTGAAACTAAAACTTAAGCTGTTAGATGAGCAGGCAAACTTTGTAGACACGGTGGTTCCAGCACCCAACACAAAGGAAGATTTTGACTTTATCAATATCTATAAGGATTATACTAAAGTATACATCAAAGGTAGAGAGGGTCGGAATTGTTTTGGACCATTGAGCTGGACTACTTTGATGAATAGTGATAATGCTCTACGCTCATCTTGGAACTACATTGAAGATCACAAGATGACAGAGTTGTTTGGCAAACTTGAACTGGGGTCAACAGACTCAGTGAAAGACTTTGATACTGACCATCAACGTTTGGCTGGATTGGTAGTTCCTTCTTCGCCTGTTTTTGATTCAACCATTCGATTGGATTCGAAGTTATTGTCCGTTTTAGCGAATCAGAAAGTCATATGGACATTAATTAGGAGGTTCTTTAGGGTTGTGTATCCATATGTGCCGTTCATTGACGAGAGAGACTTTCGTGGTGAAATCAGCAGGTTGATTGATGATGAGAATTTTGAGGTGGTACCTGTCGTCGAATTGAATATCAGAGGACATTTGGATTTCGCTACACTTGGAATTTTACTTGTGATACTAAGGTTGAGCTACCTATCCTACTTCTCCAATGACTTGAGTCACAATTTGCCGGACAATATCAACACGAATACAGTAAAGAACCGAGAACTCAAGTTCATACTAGAAAACCCTATCTCTATGAGTTACATCGTGTTGGCACAATCTTGCCTTGACgaattcaatatttttAACAGATCAAACGTGACAGTACTACAATTGGCCCTACTATTAAGAACATACAGACACTTGGCTCCCGAAGAAGGAGATGGTCCTGATGGTGGGGACTCGATAGTGTTGACCAGCACATTGGTTAGTATGGCTACAAATCTCGGGCTCAATAGAGAACCAGATGAATCAATAACCTCGAAACGAGAGTGTAATCTATTCAGAAAGTTGGCAATTCATCTAAAAAATCTTGATACAACCGAATGTGTCAGCTTCGGAACGCCTAGTGGGGTGGATAGACGGTATTTTGATATCAAATGTCCCTTTTACGCACTTGACAACTCCAACTTAATTGACacagaaaatgaaagagaagTAATATCTGCGTACATGAATAGCGGGTTAATTTACAAACAGTTAGAGGAGACTTACAATTATGCTATAGATCTTAGTAAGCCAGCAAATGCCCGCTTATtagatttgaaattgattgAGCTAAAGGATATTTTAATGATGGATGCCTTGGAGGTTATGCCTCAAGACTACGCCAATTCGTTTAAGGTTAAGCTGTTTTTGTTGGGAGAACAATTAATATTGtcaattcaatttcttttgCATATCCACTACGAAAGACAAAGCAATTATGCCAATAGCAAAGTCTACATTAAGGAAACCCTCCGTACGATATCCTCGCTTCTACCTATACTACATTCGATAGTAGAAATCCAGACAGATGGTATGCATATCATGTCAATTGCCCCAATTCTACAAACAGTGTTTGTCAAGGCATTTGTAATTGTTGTTTCGGTTTTGATTAGAACAAATGTTTCCATTCAAAACGAAGTACGAGGCTATTCTGATATGTTTAGTCTGCTAATTATGTTGTCGGTTGCGATGAAAGACTGGTGTGTGGAACTTCTAGAATTATTTTCTATATTTAGCACCAGATACTACTACTTTTGGCGTATATTGAGAGGTTGCCATGGTCTACTCAAGCTATGCTTTGCTAAGGATTTCTACGAGCCTCTTAAAAATGCTGCAGATACGCATGGTTTGCATTTCAGCAATTCAGATATACATGAGATTCTATCAATTTGTGGCCATAATCTGGATGGTGAAAATTCAACTCAGGACCTTTCAACATCTATAATAAGTGCGGCTGGAATTCCAAATGTGTCTAGCAAGTATATTTCAGATGTTGATCTCAATCGTTTTTGGGTAGTCTTGAAGAGCCAATCAAAGTCCAACGCTACAATGAAGCGATTCCAGAACTTGACCATAAGCGAACAGTCAGCGTCAGTTCCCGAAGAGGAACCGGAGGAATATGATTTTTTCACTGAGTTTTACAATGATTTCTTACGGGAAACTGGATAA
- the MDR7 gene encoding multidrug-resistance transporte (multidrug-resistance transporter), with protein MTNTIAGKSSLGSQAYETDSSSITPVIVSIVDSSEVSVNTDDGKEGKIQEPILNVEDSTSGETSNEQYLHGTRLWACMVSVLSCLFLLGLDQTIVITIISEVGNKFNAIEKVGWLSSGFLLAVCIFAPFWGNFSISFGRKTTMIISVVIFEIGCLICALANSMELLIAGRFIAGIGGGGIQSTSYIICAEIVPIEQIPLSMSCIAMVYALSTIAGPLVGGAFTTHVTWRWSFYINLPVGAIALLLLIFSWHPPKSHGTLKEKLKKIDYLGTILIIVGLVLILLALTFGASYEFPWRSGLIISFFIVGALFLVAFCIWNFKYSHNPLIPLSVVKVPQINAAAVGMGFMFAYFTATTLYLSIYFQIVRNRTAFQTGIALFPIIIGVVLSSGVSGYLSKLTGHVKLWVVFAGILGPIGVGLLTLYDVHNPNSQDIGLQIVLGVALGIQFQALLISAQIKAPTVPGGKIMTISYIVFARCLGGAISANLADLAYASTFVNKFRSLLSKSTDPTILSELGSMSPYELLHSSTRINSLSIVSQQFVKNQYVAAINNVYYMCIAFACVSLVGCILTTNKMLPQEEISNNDATVVNRSEKEDVDNAV; from the coding sequence ATGACAAATACTATTGCAGGAAAATCGTCCCTTGGGCTGCAAGCCTACGAAACTGATTCTAGCTCTATTACTCCAGTTATTGTTTCAATCGTAGACAGTTCTGAGGTGTCAGTTAACACTGATGATGGTAAAGAAGGGAAAATACAGGAACCTATTCTAAATGTTGAGGACAGTACAAGTGGTGAAACTTCAAACGAGCAGTATCTACATGGAACAAGACTCTGGGCTTGTATGGTTTCAGTCTTGCTGTgtttatttcttcttggtttggATCAAACAATTGTTATAACCATAATTTCAGAAGTTGGCAACAAGTTTAATGCGATTGAGAAAGTTGGGTGGTTATCTTCCGGTTTCTTGCTCGCGGTATGCATTTTTGCTCCTTTCTGGGGCAATTTCTCTATaagttttggaagaaagacAACAATGATTATTTCTGTTGTTATCTTCGAGATAGGATGTTTAATCTGTGCTTTGGCTAACAGTATGGAATTGTTAATTGCTGGAAGATTCATTGCTGGAATTGGAGGTGGTGGTATTCAATCGACTTCTTATATCATCTGTGCTGAAATCGTTCCGATTGAACAGATTCCTTTGTCCATGAGTTGCATAGCAATGGTTTATGCCTTGAGTACCATCGCTGGTCCTCTAGTTGGAGGAGCATTTACCACCCACGTCACTTGGAGATGGAGTTTTTATATCAATTTGCCTGTCGGTGCTATTGCCTTGCTCCTTTTGATATTTTCCTGGCACCCACCAAAGTCTCATGGAactttgaaggaaaagCTAAAGAAAATCGACTACCTAGGAACTATCCTCATTATTGTCGGTTTAGTTCTTATCTTGCTAGCTCTCACTTTTGGAGCTTCTTATGAATTCCCGTGGAGATCCGGTCTTAttatttccttcttcattgtGGGAGCGTTGTTCTTGGTTGCATTTTGCATTTGGAATTTCAAATACTCTCACAATCCATTGATTCCGCTCAGTGTTGTAAAAGTCCCCCAAATCAATGCTGCGGCCGTGGGTATGGGATTCATGTTTGCTTACTTCACAGCTACTACACTTTACCTTTCAATTTACTTCCAGATTGTCAGAAATAGAACTGCATTTCAAACTGGGATTGCTTTATTCCCAATTATCATTGGGGTGGTTCTTAGTAGTGGAGTTTCAGGATACCTTCTGAAATTGACCGGTCATGTCAAACTATGGGTTGTGTTTGCTGGAATTCTAGGTCCAATTGGAGTCGGACTCCTTACTTTGTATGATGTTCATAACCCCAATTCCCAAGATATAGGTCTACAAATTGTTCTCGGTGTAGCTCTCGGAATTCAATTCCAAGCGCTCCTCATATCAGCCCAAATTAAGGCTCCTACTGTTCCAGGAGGGAAAATCATGACCATTTCCTATATTGTCTTCGCCAGATGTCTTGGTGGAGCTATTTCAGCAAACTTAGCTGATTTGGCTTATGCTTCTACGTTTGTAAACAAATTCAGAAGTCTTCTCTCCAAGCTGACAGACCCAACCATTTTGAGTGAGTTAGGATCAATGAGCCCATACGAATTGCTTCATTCTTCCACTCGGATCAATTCACTTTCTATAGTTTCCCAACAGTTCGTGAAGAACCAATATGTTGCAGCCATCAACAATGTCTATTACATGTGCATTGCCTTCGCTTGTGTTTCCTTGGTTGGATGTATTCTTACAACCAACAAGATGCTTCCTCAGGAAGAAATCTCTAATAATGATGCAACAGTTGTTAACCGTagtgaaaaagaagacGTCGATAATGCAGTATAA
- a CDS encoding basic helix-loop-helix transcription factor gives MSGQADMEISAARRKATKASVLSEEQKKAHHIASEQKRRENIRSEFDKIVSLTPTLTESENRSELNILTKSADYIDQLREENANLVEMCRRKGITIPEELVYNGPTSDGSDIAK, from the exons ATGTCGGGACAAGCAGACATGGAGATTTCCGcagccagaagaaaggcTACTAAAGCTTCAGTTTTAAGTGAAGAGCAAAAGAAG GCACACCACATAGCTTCagaacagaagagaagagaaaacaTTCGTTCCGAATTTGACAAAATTGTGTCGTTGACACCGACATTAACGGAGCTGGAGAACCGTTCtgaattgaatatcttGACCAAAAGTGCTGACTACATTGACCAGttgagagaagaaaatgcaAATTTGGTCGAGATGTGCAGAAGGAAAGGAATTACGATTCCAGAAGAGTTGGTTTATAATGGACCTACCAGCGACGGTAGTGATATTGCCAAGTAG
- a CDS encoding adenine nucleotide alpha hydrolase — protein MKFVALISGGKDSFFNIHHCLSNGHELVALANLYPEEQNKDEIDSFMFQTVGHDIIDSYSECLGVPIYRQAITGGSTNQSLEYSKTENDEIEDLYKLLKSVKEAHPDVVAVSCGAILSHYQRTRVENVCGRLNLTSLAYLWQRDQYELMQEMIRYQLDARLIKVAAIGLNSTMLGKSITEMFPTLVKLNSMYDVHICGEGGEFETIVLDSPIFKKKLEITDREVIDHSSDDVSYLRVKVKVLDKEHFQWTKIACPPLLKEEFSNILGSAPVLDISTLQIKETETQPKSLTSEKLNLDVVIKSTETKLYISNLMSDKDSPEENTADIFMKLASLLEDAKLSFNNIQHITLLLSDMSLFEKVNGIYSKSFENLYLPPSRICIETELPSSIMLSCIVLKDQNADKKTGLHIRSRSYWAPQNIGPYSQTTVEQRETYKLATLSGQIPLVPSSMVLNEADITYNSLLSLEHLHKVKSLVGVKKLAQVICFVTKNSYVPTASWAWDAYNSDFESSSNSPQMVIVKVKSLPKGANIEWGGLSYEKLVDMYHDSDDDEDNDQGKEVLLEDVSKFDTSSVVNVSNSERIATLFTDDSTVATDFIAKYNKTNYIEVLSTQNDFIDIFSIVGKNAVGVLPVQAVFDNKGKPFRYALIAKLEKQ, from the coding sequence ATGAAGTTCGTAGCCTTAATTTCTGGTGGCAAGGATtcgttcttcaatattcatCATTGTCTTTCCAATGGACACGAATTGGTAGCACTTGCAAATTTATATCCTGAGGAACAGAACAAGGATGAGATTGATTCATTCATGTTTCAGACCGTAGGTCATGATATCATAGATAGCTACTCTGAATGCTTAGGTGTTCCAATTTATAGACAGGCCATCACGGGAGGTTCAACAAATCAGCTGTTGGAGTATTCCAAGACTGAAAATGACGAGATCGAAGACTTGTACAAACTATTGAAGCTGGTCAAAGAAGCTCATCCAGATGTAGTAGCCGTCAGTTGTGGAGCCATTCTTTCACATTACCAGAGAACCAGGGTCGAAAATGTATGTGGAAGATTGAATCTTACTTCTTTGGCTTATCTTTGGCAGCGAGACCAGTACGAATTGATGCAAGAGATGATCAGATACCAATTGGATGCTAGACTTATAAAGGTTGCAGCCATTGGTCTTAACTCAACCATGTTGGGAAAGTCAATAACAGAAATGTTTCCTACgttggtcaagttgaaTCTGATGTACGACGTTCATATATGTGGTGAAGGAGGAGAATTTGAAACAATTGTTTTAGATTCTCCtatattcaagaagaaattggagaTTACTGACAGAGAAGTGATCGACCATTCCAGTGATGATGTTTCATACTTGAGAGTAAAGgtcaaagttcttgacaaagAACATTTCCAATGGACTAAGATCGCTTGTCCTCCTTTGttaaaagaagaattttcCAATATTCTCGGTTCAGCACCAGTTCTTGATATCCTGACTCTTCAGATTAAGGAAACAGAAACTCAACCGAAGAGCTTAACTTCCGAAAAGCTTAATTTGGATGTAGTCATTAAGTCTACGGAGACAAAATTGTATATATCGAATCTAATGTCCGACAAAGATAGCCCAGAAGAGAATACGGCTGATATTTTCATGAAACTAGCCTCATTATTGGAAGACGCTAAGCtcagcttcaacaacattCAGCATATCACTTTGCTTTTGTCAGATATGTCTCTATTCGAAAAAGTAAACGGAATATATAGCAAGAGCTTCGAAAACCTATATCTTCCACCATCAAGAATCTGTATTGAGACAGAACTTCCCTCTTCTATAATGTTATCTTGCATAGTGTTGAAAGATCAAAACGCAGACAAGAAGACAGGTTTACATATTCGCTCTCGGTCTTACTGGGCACCGCAAAACATTGGCCCATATTCACAGACAACAGTAGaacaaagagaaacttACAAATTAGCGACACTATCTGGACAAATCCCATTAGTCCCAAGTAGTATGGTTCTTAATGAGGCTGATATCACATATAATTCATTGTTATCTTTGGAACACCTTCACAAAGTCAAGAGTTTGGTGGGAGTAAAGAAGCTTGCACAGGTAATATGCTTTGTCACTAAAAACAGTTATGTTCCAACGGCATCTTGGGCATGGGATGCTTACAACTCTGACTTTGAAAGTTCTTCGAACTCCCCTCAAATGGTAATTGTCAAAGTCAAATCTTTGCCTAAGGGAGCAAATATAGAATGGGGTGGGCTCAGTTATGAGAAGTTGGTGGATATGTACCACGATtcagatgatgacgaagataATGATCAAGGCAAGGAAGtattgttggaagatgTCAGTAAATTCGACACAAGTAGCGTTGTAAATGTCAGTAATAGTGAAAGAATAGCTACTTTGTTCACTGATGATAGCACTGTTGCAACTGACTTTATCGCTAAGTACAACAAAACTAATTATATTGAGGTTTTATCGACTCAAAATGACTTTATTGACATCTTCTCAATTGTTGGGAAGAATGCTGTTGGTGTATTGCCAGTTCAAGCAGTGTTTGATAACAAAGGTAAACCCTTCAGATATGCCTTGATTGCGAAATTAGAAAAACAATAG
- a CDS encoding 40S ribosomal protein S9 (go_component intracellular; ribosome~go_function structural constituent of ribosome; RNA binding~go_process protein biosynthesis): MPRAPRTYSKTYTVPKQPYESTRLDAELKLAGEYGLKNKREIYRIGFQLSKIRRAARDLLTRDEKDPKRLFEGNALIRRLVRVGVLSEDKMKLDYVLALRIEDFLERRLQTQVFKLGLARSIHHARVLITQRHIAVGKQIVNIPSFTVRLDSQKHIDFAHNSPYGGGRAGRVKRKNQGKGGDEGAEDEE; encoded by the exons ATGCCAC GTGCTCCAAGAACTTACTCTAAGACTTACACCGTCCCAAAGCAACCTTACGAATCCACTCGTTTGGACGctgaattgaagttggccGGTGAATACGgtttgaagaacaagagagAAATCTACAGAATTGGTTTCCAATTGTCCAAGATCAGAAGAGCTGCTCGTGACCTTTTGACCAGAGATGAAAAGGACCCAAAGAGATTGTTCGAAGGTAACGCTTTGATCAGAAGATTGGTCAGAGTCGGTGTCTTGTCCGAAgacaagatgaagttggATTACGTCTTGGCTTTGAGAATCgaagatttcttggaaagaagattgcaAACCCAagtcttcaagttgggtTTGGCTAGATCCATCCACCACGCCAGAGTCTTGATCACCCAAAGACACATTGCCGTTGGTAAGCAAATCGTCAACATCCCATCTTTCACCGTCAGATTGGACTCCCAAAAGCACATTGACTTTGCTCACAACTCCCCATACGGAGGTGGCAGAGCCGGTAGAGTTAAGAGAAAGAACCAAGGTAAGGGTGGTGACGAAGGTGccgaagacgaagaataA
- a CDS encoding 60S ribosomal protein L21 (go_component intracellular; ribosome~go_function structural constituent of ribosome~go_process protein biosynthesis), with translation MGKSRGYRSGTRYAFQRDFKKHGTIALSTYLKVYKVGDIVDIKANGAVQKGMPHKYYHGKTGIVYNVTKSSVGVIINKVVGHRYLEKRVNLRVEHIKHSACRQEFLNRVKSNAAAKKEAKANGQQVQLKRQPAKPRGSRIITTEGNIPQTLAPVPYETFI, from the exons ATGGGTAAATC TCGTGGTTACAGATCCGGTACTCGTTACGCTTTCCAACGTGACTTCAAGAAGCATGGTACTATTGCTTTGTCCACCTACTTGAAGGTTTACAAGGTCGGTGACATTGTTGACATCAAGGCCAACGGTGCTGTCCAAAAGGGTATGCCACACAAGTACTACCACGGTAAGACTGGTATTGTCTACAACGTCACCAAGTCTTCTGTTGGtgtcatcatcaacaaggtTGTTGGTCACAGATatcttgaaaagagagtCAACTTGAGAGTTGAACACATCAAGCACTCTGCTTGTCgtcaagaattcttgaacagaGTCAAGTCCAACGCTGCTGCTAAGAAGGAAGCCAAGGCCAACGGTCAACAAGTCCAATTGAAGAGACAACCAGCCAAGCCAAGAGGTTCCAGAATCATTACCACTGAAGGTAACATTCCTCAAACCTTGGCCCCAGTTCCTTACGAAACTTTCATTTAA